A genomic segment from Tachypleus tridentatus isolate NWPU-2018 unplaced genomic scaffold, ASM421037v1 Hic_cluster_2, whole genome shotgun sequence encodes:
- the LOC143242551 gene encoding zwei Ig domain protein zig-2-like isoform X2, whose protein sequence is MSRGDDNRPLEDDKKYMVLDNGDLLIRNIRWEDVGIYTYTAQNDLGSDMTLTFLYPVKP, encoded by the exons ATGTCACGTGGTGATGACAACAGACCACTTGAAGACGACAAGAAATACATG GTGCTGGATAATGGAGATTTACTGATACGAAACATCAGATGGGAAGACGTTGGTATTTACACCTATACAGCTCAGAATGATCTTGGGTCAGATATGACCTTGACATTTCTCTACCCAGTGAAG CCCTAG
- the LOC143242551 gene encoding zwei Ig domain protein zig-2-like isoform X1: MLLHDFQVKILMYVFLTLQVLDNGDLLIRNIRWEDVGIYTYTAQNDLGSDMTLTFLYPVKP; encoded by the exons ATGCTTCTTCATGATTTTCAGGTTAAAATATTGATGTATGTATTTTTGACATTACAGGTGCTGGATAATGGAGATTTACTGATACGAAACATCAGATGGGAAGACGTTGGTATTTACACCTATACAGCTCAGAATGATCTTGGGTCAGATATGACCTTGACATTTCTCTACCCAGTGAAG CCCTAG